GGCGAAATATAAAACGACCAGGCCGACGATATAAATCGACCCGATTGTGGCGATGGCTGGGGCGAAGGCGCCATGGGCCGAGGTCAGCATGCCGGCGAGTAGCGGGCCGGCGGCGGAGAAAAAGCGCGCGAAGTTAAAGCAGAAGCCCTGGGCGGTGGCGCGGATGGCGGTGGGGAACAGCTCGGGAAAATAGATCGCAAAACCGCTGGTGACACCGGCGGCGAAAAATCCCATCACCGGCGAGGCCATGACGGCGTGGCTGAATTCCTTGGCGAAGAGAAAGGTCGTCGGCACCGAGCACAGGGCGCCGAAAAAATAAATCAACAGCGCGGTTTTTCGACCCCAGCGATCGGCGATCATCGGCATGCACAGACAGCCGATGATGCCGCCGGTGGTTAGCGTGGTCATGATTAAACTCACCTGCGGGATCACAGCGCGGGTGCCCTGGGCGTGGAGCATGGCGGCGATCCAGCTGGGCACCCACTGGATCGCGCCCTGGTAACCGAAGGTCGCCACCACCGCCAGTCCGATGCCGACCAACAGATCGCGCCGCACCGCCGGTGCGAACAGTTGTGAAAATGGATTGCCGGTTTGTTTGGCCTTGGTCCAGCGTTCGGGTTCTTCGAGTGAGTGGCGAATGTAGAAGGCGACGATGGCCGGCAATATGCCGAGAGCGAAAACCCCGCGCCAACCGTAGGGGCCGATGAAGAAATAAAGCGCGATGGCGAGAAAAAAGCCGATGCCGCCTGATGCCTGCATGATGCCGGCGGCTTTGGCGCGGGACTTGGCCGGCCAGGTCTCGGCGATCAGCGCGGCGCCGGCGGCCCATTCGCCGCCGATGCCCAGGCCAGTGAGGAAACGGTAAACGGCCAGTTCTTGCCAACTGCCGGCGATGCTGCACAGACCGGTAAAGGCCGCGTAAACCAAAATCGTGATCGCCATGGTTTTCGCCCGGCCATAGCGGTCGGCGATGGGTCCGAAGATCAGCCCGCCCAACGCCCAGCCGATCATGA
This is a stretch of genomic DNA from Deltaproteobacteria bacterium. It encodes these proteins:
- a CDS encoding MFS transporter — encoded protein: MAESKWYQDITPYQWRVLYCTCLGWALDIMDGYLYAIILFPAMSDLLGTTQNSTIGWYGGIVLSIFMIGWALGGLIFGPIADRYGRAKTMAITILVYAAFTGLCSIAGSWQELAVYRFLTGLGIGGEWAAGAALIAETWPAKSRAKAAGIMQASGGIGFFLAIALYFFIGPYGWRGVFALGILPAIVAFYIRHSLEEPERWTKAKQTGNPFSQLFAPAVRRDLLVGIGLAVVATFGYQGAIQWVPSWIAAMLHAQGTRAVIPQVSLIMTTLTTGGIIGCLCMPMIADRWGRKTALLIYFFGALCSVPTTFLFAKEFSHAVMASPVMGFFAAGVTSGFAIYFPELFPTAIRATAQGFCFNFARFFSAAGPLLAGMLTSAHGAFAPAIATIGSIYIVGLVVLYFARETKGQALPD